AAAAGTCTTCAGATCCAGAATgatagtctttattatttttaattcatggaATTATAGCACATCAGATCTTCAagcaaaacatgaaataaaagcctgtacaataaagtattattttcctGATAGCTtggaatgtaaattaaaatatgttcCCTTTTTACTGAAGAAAAGAACTTGAACGAAGTGTCCAATAATATCaaatacctattagaatggcttgTCTGCTAGAATTAAAATAGGGCGATtacttctacatttttaaaaatggccttaaattaagtcctttttttcctttataaaaaaacgTTTTTCTCAGCCATTTCAGACCTAAGTCTTACCACAAAAAATGTTATCAGTTTTTACTAGTAAATCCACACCCACAGAAGGGGTCCTTAAGACAGACTTATTTTAGAAGTGAATATAAGCATGACTAAATTTCTTAAATTGTTAACAAATCTAGGAGCAATAATTTAATATTCTACCACAAAATATAGGTAGCCTTAGGAGCAACATGCTTGGTCAATCTTTCTTAAGCTTTTAGGCTGGAtgccaaaacatttaaaaatgaaggaaaaaaattacagtgaCTCTTTGCTAATGGCTTTTCAGATATTAATTAGCAGATATAGCTAAATGCTCAactaacaaagtatccaggttaTCCAATGATATTTGCCATGTTCATAAAGcagtaacatatatataaaagtaacaacaaccaaaaaaaccacAGGTATTTTAGGGTTAAGATGAGTTTATCTAATAAGGATTACATGAGAAATATCACATGAGACCCAAAATAAACTTCATATACAAAATTATATGATGTGACTTTGCTCAAACACACCTAGAATTCAGATTCAAGTCAAATAACTAGGCTGGCTTTTTTATATCACCAGCTTTCATTAGGGCTTTAATAGCTCTTGCCCTCATCTCAAGTTCTAGCAGCTCCAGCTGCTGTGCGGAAGGCTGAACATCTTCTGGTGGAGGAACAGTCAGGGTGGCTGCTTTGGGTTCCTTTGGGCTAGACTCTGCCAGTCCCAGAATCTCATTCACACTTTTCTCAATGTCTTTCTCCAGGTCATCTATCTGACCAGCTTCACTTTGGACTGTATTTTCTGGGACCTCAGGAGCAGCAGCTTCTTCGTTGCATGGGCCTTCTATGTCGCTGTCATAAGCATCTGCATTTATACTGAGTACATCACTATCTTCCCCTTTGCCTGTAACAaacaaaaaaggggaaagaaCCATGTAACCTAAATGCCCTGGTCAAAATTTCCTTTCTATTTGTGATTAAAAGGCTACTTTGATCCCACCTCCCACCATGGAGTCCCAAACACATTCCATAATCTCTATCCCATCCTCTTTTCCCCTGACTCCTCAACTCTGAAAAcagatataatttaatataaaatttaatgtatttttcattccaATTTAGTAGAACATGGAAGCACTGGAAGATTTATACCACCATATGGAGTTCCATGATCTCTTTtcctaattatatttattattatttttcccaacACTTTATACCACAGGGAAGCTTCTACAATACAAAATGAAAGCTGATGTTAGAACCCCTGAGTAAAGCACTGCTtattaatgaaaaagtaaaattccaTTCTAGGAGTTGTTTAAAATACTTTGCTTTTAATAaactacaaaaaaggaaaaaatatcattGGCAAGCTGGACACCATGTGCACTGCAATTATCCtaaatcttttcatatgctttttcaaACACTTTGTtctaaatcaataaattaaaggAGAATGCCTAAGGCCATTTTCTAAGATGAAATAAGTTTTCATCAAGAGGATTTTAATTAATAAAGTTAGtacactataatttttaaaaatgcatttgttatAAAACTTCTATAACTGATGCTAAAACCTTGAATCTAGACATAAATTTACAGCCCTCAATTACCCTGGCTTTGGACATTAAGTCCAGCTGTCATTTAAACTTTGAGCGCTCATTTATATCtccaatttatttatcttttaaatctcTAACATGTTTTAAGTCATGATCCCCCAAATGTTAGCTTTGCTAGTCTTATACAAGAAAAAACTTACTGACATATGGAAAATTCTCATCATACAATGTTTAGGGAAGGTAATAAACAATTCTACTCCACTGGTTTTGTAATAACAATTTACTGACCCTGACTGATCCTCCTACATCCTAATAATTAAAAAACTACTCCCTATATCataattaatatggaaaaatgaatcaataaattatatttgtgCCTACAAAGagaacttgtaaaaaaaaaaaagttgcaattttaattatttgatgcCAAAGAAGATTTTACATATCTCCCCCAAAGCGACAAATATCTCCaaatagccttaaaaaaaaaaaaaaaaaggaatatagccCTTTGCATAAAGGAATAATGCTTTATAGAAGTATTGGCAATTTGagacaaaaacaaattaagaagtGAAGAGCTAAGTTGTTCAGTCTCAAAAAGTTCATTTTCATGCTTAGCAGTCTTTAATCTAAAATTCTAAATCTGTAGTCTCTGATCCTAGGGGAAATCTGTAGTCTgttcaaaagattttaaaacataactttttgaaaaacagtGACTTGTTTTTCAAACTAGGAGTCACTGCCTGATAATGAATTAAGAGCAGAAGAATATaatggtgggtggggaggaaggaggtctGAAAGTTGGAATACCTGAGTTCTAAATCTTACTTTGCTATTAAGTAGGTGattttgggcaaatcacttaccATCCCAACTTTCTCTGCTATAAAAGTTAAGGCAAATTGTCCTAGGACATCTCTAAAATACAAGCCTAGTAATACAGTAAGTCTATATAAAATGGCagtactttattttccttttctcccaagATATGGTTACCACTTACCTTTCACTTAAAACATTTATCACTTGGATAATAATCCAAAAGAATTTCCTATTGACAGTAGTAGCCAGTGAAAGGTAAGTAACATGTCAATAAATTATgctctacttaattttttttcacccaacatttttttttaatattttattttaagcaatttctatgcccaacatggggttcaaactcacaactctgagatcaagagtcatatgctctactgagccagccaggcacctcccacCTTCTTGACAATAGATATTCTAGAAAAAAGAAGTACATTTACAATGTCCAGGCAATATAACTGAAGCTCACTTATTATCTTGGGTCCAGGGTTCAATGTGTAATGATATAATTATGGAATCCCTTATATGCTAAATCACAAATTTTGAAGTAGCTGTACTTTTATGAAATTAATTTGCTTTGAATTTATCTGTAGGTACATAAATAACAGCAAATCTTAGAGGTATTTTCATTAAGGGGAGAATCCACATTAGTCCATCCTTTAGACACACATGGCAAATCTTCTAGCTAAATATCACTGTCAGATATCAGTCTATATTTCTTACCAAAAGACTATAAGAATATATGAgtgtgtataaatattttttaatgggatGTATATTATGTTCATCTTATTTTTGCGTGTTTTTCCAAATACTTCAAACGGCTAAGAACCACTGAGCTACGTACACTCTCAACTaattcagataattttttaagcCTCTTTATATAAGCTTAAGAAGCAACCACAGCTAAAGAGGTCTGCTCtgagtttataataataaaatccttattttataaagttaCTGGCACTAGAGATTCAGGATCAAAATGTTTATATACACtctccatggtttttttttttcatttatatattctatgGGTTTCAAAGTTATTAGTGGGCAGAAGGTAGgctttactttatttctttagtttaaaCAGCTATGCATATCCTATAACTGAAGAAATGGTGCTCCATAAATTTGGtgttctgtttacatttaaaattattcaaagttGGGGTGCTTGGttggctctgtcagtagagcaCACAACCCTTATCTCGGAGTTGtaaattcgagccccatgttggatgtagagattacttaaaaataagctcttagggacacctgggtggtttagtggttgagcgtctgccttcagctcagggcatgatcctggggtcccgggatcaagtcccacatcgggctccctgcatggatcctgcttcttcctctgcctgtgtccctgcctctctctgtgtctctcataaataaataaaacattaattaataaacaaactctgaaaaaaaattatttttttcctttatggattCTCTGTAACACA
Above is a window of Canis lupus baileyi chromosome 10, mCanLup2.hap1, whole genome shotgun sequence DNA encoding:
- the CAAP1 gene encoding caspase activity and apoptosis inhibitor 1 isoform X2 yields the protein MLQQCFCIIGEKKLQKMLPDVLKNCSIEEIKKLCQEQLELLSEKKILKILEGDNGMDSDMEEEADDGPKMGSDLVSQQDTSVDSTSAVRENKQPEGLELKQGKGEDSDVLSINADAYDSDIEGPCNEEAAAPEVPENTVQSEAGQIDDLEKDIEKSVNEILGLAESSPKEPKAATLTVPPPEDVQPSAQQLELLELEMRARAIKALMKAGDIKKPA